Proteins found in one Bacillus subtilis subsp. subtilis str. 168 genomic segment:
- the gerAC gene encoding component of the germination receptor GerA (Evidence 1a: Function from experimental evidences in the studied strain; PubMedId: 11418573, 15774895, 16740944, 28605069; Product type cp: cell process) codes for MKIRILCMFICTLLLSGCWDSENIEELSLVIGIGLDKPDDENLELTQQILVPKIISAKEGSSSDPTQLSITKGKTVHQMMRTSALKHKPTFSQHLRLILLSKSVIADQIGMDAIINQFVRDNGTRRSSYVFITNGRTKDIFNMNDEGEPASNVIYDLTENNKVTIRTMEPVTLGEISEHLTSDDSFLIPHVGKENGKLAINGASIIKNKLWHRDLTPIEVQNISLFSGTVEGGVIDLKRDGHLFSYEVYSSNRKIKTAYKDGKFKFTVTRNIEGRLSEDWNPNEDSFKDSYIKSIEKTVEKRVHETVTSFITEKLQKEIKADVTGLGNEVRIHYPQKWKKISRKWDDDYFSNAEIDYRVNVIVRDFGTKGANK; via the coding sequence ATGAAAATCCGGATTTTATGTATGTTTATATGCACCCTATTGCTGTCCGGATGCTGGGACAGTGAGAATATCGAGGAATTAAGCTTAGTGATCGGAATAGGGCTAGACAAGCCTGACGATGAAAATTTAGAGCTGACACAGCAAATTCTCGTGCCGAAAATAATCAGCGCCAAGGAGGGCTCTTCATCTGATCCGACACAGCTTTCTATCACAAAGGGTAAAACTGTCCATCAAATGATGAGAACCTCTGCATTAAAGCATAAGCCTACGTTTTCACAGCATTTGCGTCTCATTCTGCTTTCCAAAAGCGTGATTGCGGATCAAATTGGAATGGACGCCATTATTAACCAGTTTGTCAGAGACAACGGAACAAGGAGGAGTTCCTACGTCTTTATCACCAACGGCCGAACTAAGGATATATTTAACATGAATGATGAAGGCGAACCCGCATCCAACGTGATATATGATCTGACAGAGAATAATAAGGTGACGATCAGAACGATGGAGCCAGTTACATTGGGGGAGATCTCAGAACACTTAACCTCTGACGATTCATTCCTCATCCCTCATGTCGGTAAGGAAAACGGCAAGCTCGCGATAAACGGAGCCTCTATCATAAAAAATAAATTATGGCACCGGGACCTCACCCCGATTGAGGTTCAAAATATCAGCTTATTTTCAGGCACTGTCGAGGGAGGCGTCATTGACTTGAAGCGCGATGGCCATCTCTTTTCTTATGAAGTATATTCAAGCAATCGGAAGATCAAGACGGCATACAAGGACGGAAAGTTCAAATTCACCGTTACCCGCAATATTGAAGGTCGTCTATCTGAGGACTGGAATCCCAATGAAGACTCGTTTAAGGATTCATATATTAAAAGTATTGAAAAGACAGTCGAAAAACGAGTACACGAAACAGTAACGTCATTTATTACAGAGAAGCTGCAGAAAGAGATCAAAGCGGACGTAACCGGGCTGGGAAACGAGGTCAGAATTCATTATCCTCAAAAGTGGAAAAAGATTTCAAGAAAATGGGATGATGATTATTTCAGCAATGCGGAAATAGACTACCGGGTCAATGTGATTGTCAGAGACTTCGGAACGAAAGGCGCAAACAAATAG
- the liaR gene encoding two-component response regulator [YvqE] responding to cell wall stress (Evidence 1a: Function from experimental evidences in the studied strain; PubMedId: 11717295, 15273097, 16816187, 17660417, 17921301, 23279150, 23326432, 24666271; Product type r: regulator): MIRVLLIDDHEMVRMGLAAFLEAQPDIEVIGEASDGSEGVRLAVELSPDVILMDLVMEGMDGIEATKQICRELSDPKIIVLTSFIDDDKVYPVIEAGALSYLLKTSKAAEIADAIRAASKGEPKLESKVAGKVLSRLRHSGENALPHESLTKRELEILCLIAEGKTNKEIGEELFITIKTVKTHITNILSKLDVSDRTQAAVYAHRNHLVN; the protein is encoded by the coding sequence GTGATTCGAGTATTATTGATTGATGATCATGAAATGGTCAGAATGGGGCTCGCGGCTTTTTTGGAGGCGCAGCCCGATATTGAAGTCATCGGCGAAGCATCGGACGGCAGCGAAGGTGTTCGGCTTGCTGTGGAACTGTCGCCTGATGTCATTTTAATGGACCTTGTCATGGAGGGCATGGATGGCATTGAAGCTACAAAGCAAATTTGCCGGGAGCTTTCCGACCCGAAAATTATTGTGCTCACTAGCTTCATTGATGATGACAAAGTGTACCCGGTTATTGAAGCTGGCGCGCTCAGCTATCTGTTGAAAACCTCAAAAGCGGCAGAAATCGCCGATGCCATCCGCGCCGCAAGCAAGGGAGAGCCGAAGCTGGAGTCAAAAGTGGCGGGAAAAGTATTATCCAGGCTGCGCCACTCAGGTGAAAACGCGCTCCCGCATGAATCGCTTACAAAACGGGAGCTCGAAATACTCTGCCTGATCGCAGAAGGAAAGACAAACAAAGAAATAGGCGAGGAACTGTTTATTACGATTAAAACAGTCAAAACACATATTACGAATATTTTATCAAAGCTGGATGTCAGTGACCGGACGCAGGCGGCGGTGTACGCACACCGAAATCATCTCGTGAATTAG
- the liaS gene encoding two-component sensor histidine kinase [LiaR(YvqC)] sensing cell wall stress (Evidence 1a: Function from experimental evidences in the studied strain; PubMedId: 11717295, 15273097, 16816187, 17660417, 17921301, 23279150, 23326432, 24666271; Product type rc: receptor) has translation MRKKMLASLQWRAIRMTTGISLLLFVCLISFMMFYYRLDPLVLLSSSWFGIPFILILLLISVTVGFASGYMYGNRLKTRIDTLIESILTFENGNFAYRIPPLGDDEIGLAADQLNEMAKRVELQVASLQKLSNERAEWQAQMKKSVISEERQRLARDLHDAVSQQLFAISMMTSAVLEHVKDADDKTVKRIRMVEHMAGEAQNEMRALLLHLRPVTLEGKGLKEGLTELLDEFRKKQPIDIEWDIQDTAISKGVEDHLFRIVQEALSNVFRHSKASKVTVILGIKNSQLRLKVIDNGKGFKMDQVKASSYGLNSMKERASEIGGVAEVISVEGKGTQIEVKVPIFPEEKGENERDSSIID, from the coding sequence ATGAGAAAAAAAATGCTTGCCAGCCTCCAATGGCGCGCCATCCGCATGACAACGGGAATCAGCCTGCTCCTTTTTGTTTGCCTGATTTCCTTTATGATGTTTTACTATCGGCTCGATCCGCTTGTTTTGCTGTCATCAAGCTGGTTCGGAATTCCGTTTATCCTGATTTTGCTTCTGATCAGCGTGACCGTCGGTTTCGCCTCAGGGTATATGTACGGCAACCGGTTGAAGACAAGGATTGATACATTAATTGAATCCATTTTAACCTTTGAAAACGGCAATTTCGCTTATCGGATACCGCCGCTCGGTGATGATGAAATCGGCCTGGCTGCTGATCAGCTGAACGAAATGGCGAAGCGCGTGGAGCTTCAAGTCGCATCCCTCCAGAAACTTTCCAATGAACGTGCGGAATGGCAGGCTCAAATGAAGAAGTCGGTTATCTCAGAAGAACGCCAGCGATTGGCCAGAGATCTTCATGATGCGGTCAGCCAGCAGCTCTTTGCCATATCGATGATGACATCAGCCGTGCTGGAACATGTCAAGGATGCTGATGACAAAACAGTCAAGCGGATCAGGATGGTCGAGCATATGGCAGGCGAAGCCCAAAATGAGATGAGGGCGCTGCTGCTCCATTTACGGCCTGTTACCCTTGAAGGAAAAGGGCTGAAGGAGGGCCTTACGGAGCTTTTGGACGAGTTCCGAAAAAAGCAGCCGATTGATATTGAGTGGGATATACAGGACACAGCGATATCCAAGGGTGTTGAAGACCACTTGTTCAGAATCGTGCAGGAGGCCCTTTCAAACGTATTTAGACATTCAAAAGCGTCAAAAGTAACCGTGATTCTGGGCATAAAGAACAGCCAGCTCCGTCTGAAGGTGATTGATAATGGAAAAGGCTTTAAAATGGACCAGGTGAAAGCCTCCTCATACGGCTTGAATTCTATGAAAGAACGTGCAAGTGAAATCGGCGGTGTCGCCGAAGTGATTTCAGTAGAAGGAAAAGGCACTCAAATCGAAGTGAAGGTCCCGATTTTTCCGGAAGAAAAAGGAGAGAACGAACGTGATTCGAGTATTATTGATTGA
- the liaF gene encoding membrane component associated to the LiaRS two-component system (Evidence 1a: Function from experimental evidences in the studied strain; PubMedId: 15273097, 15849754, 16816187, 16850406, 17660417, 17921301, 23279150, 23326432; Product type rc: receptor), with product MTKKQLLGLIIALFGISMFLQIIGIGDLLFWPLFFLIAGYFLKKYSRDWLGSVMYIFAAFLFLKNLFSITFNLFGYAFAAFLIYAGYRLIKGKPIFEPNEKQVNLNKKEHHEPPKDVKHPDMRSFFIGELQMMKQPFDLNDLNVSGFIGDIKIDLSKAMIPEGESTIVISGVIGNVDIYVPSDLEVAVSSAVFIGDINLIGSKKSGLSTKVYAASTDFSESKRRVKVSVSLFIGDVDVKYV from the coding sequence ATGACAAAAAAACAGCTTCTCGGATTGATCATTGCTTTATTCGGCATCAGTATGTTTTTGCAAATTATCGGAATAGGCGATCTGCTGTTTTGGCCGCTCTTTTTTCTGATTGCCGGCTATTTCCTTAAAAAATATTCCCGTGATTGGCTTGGCTCCGTCATGTATATCTTTGCCGCGTTTCTATTTTTGAAAAACCTCTTCAGCATCACCTTTAATTTATTCGGCTATGCGTTTGCCGCATTTCTGATTTACGCCGGCTACAGGCTTATCAAAGGGAAGCCGATATTTGAACCGAATGAGAAACAGGTCAATCTCAATAAAAAAGAACATCATGAGCCGCCAAAAGATGTAAAACATCCCGACATGCGCAGCTTTTTTATCGGTGAGCTGCAAATGATGAAGCAGCCGTTTGACCTGAACGATTTAAATGTCTCTGGTTTTATCGGTGATATCAAAATCGATTTATCTAAAGCGATGATTCCCGAGGGAGAAAGTACAATCGTCATTAGCGGAGTCATTGGTAACGTTGATATTTATGTACCATCGGACCTTGAAGTGGCTGTCAGCTCGGCTGTTTTTATAGGAGACATTAATCTGATCGGCTCGAAGAAAAGCGGATTAAGCACGAAGGTATATGCCGCGTCAACTGATTTTAGCGAGTCAAAGCGCCGGGTAAAAGTGTCCGTTTCCTTATTTATCGGTGATGTGGATGTGAAGTACGTATGA
- the liaG gene encoding sensor of antibiotic stress on the cell wall (Evidence 1a: Function from experimental evidences in the studied strain; PubMedId: 15273097, 16816187, 23326432; Product type rc: receptor), giving the protein MKKMLGKLLITAGILVFFAVVVKDVFAAGLGFINGTEADSASASPRDIDSMVIESDSKDVRIIAEERSDISAGISGDSGKLFVTENKRKLELTVKEKEFQFLNGFNRSTLIVRLPYDYKGDLAVRTSSGDVSVAGNDHLALSGLNAVSASGNTSVTDVRIQDLKVKASSGDVSISNTVSKTAGIDLASGDANLVHVSGSLDVKMTSGDFNAVLKKVTGPVSVTLTSGDANVSLPQNGSFAVNALSASGDVSSPYSFADKGHKEQHHITGTQGSGRHPIDIKTDSGDLAIR; this is encoded by the coding sequence ACTGCCGGTATTCTGGTTTTTTTCGCCGTCGTCGTAAAAGATGTGTTTGCTGCAGGCCTAGGTTTCATAAATGGCACAGAAGCTGATTCAGCCAGCGCATCGCCGCGGGACATTGACAGCATGGTCATTGAGTCGGATAGCAAGGATGTCCGGATTATAGCGGAAGAACGAAGTGACATATCGGCAGGCATTTCAGGAGACTCAGGAAAGTTATTTGTTACTGAAAACAAAAGAAAACTGGAGCTGACCGTAAAGGAAAAAGAATTTCAATTTTTGAATGGATTTAACCGTTCAACTCTTATCGTCAGGCTTCCGTATGATTATAAAGGTGATCTGGCAGTACGAACCTCAAGCGGTGACGTGTCTGTGGCCGGGAATGACCATCTTGCGCTTTCCGGGCTGAACGCAGTATCTGCGAGCGGAAATACGAGCGTGACGGACGTCCGCATTCAAGATCTGAAAGTGAAGGCATCATCGGGGGATGTTTCCATTTCAAATACCGTCTCCAAAACAGCCGGCATTGATTTAGCTTCAGGGGACGCAAATCTGGTTCATGTATCAGGCTCTCTTGATGTGAAAATGACTTCAGGAGATTTTAATGCTGTATTGAAAAAGGTAACCGGTCCCGTATCTGTCACGCTGACAAGCGGTGATGCTAATGTAAGCCTTCCCCAAAATGGCAGCTTTGCAGTCAATGCTTTATCAGCAAGCGGTGACGTCAGTTCGCCGTATTCATTTGCTGATAAAGGACATAAAGAACAGCATCACATCACAGGCACGCAAGGAAGCGGCCGGCATCCAATCGACATCAAAACGGACAGCGGGGATCTAGCGATACGGTAG